A window of Symphalangus syndactylus isolate Jambi chromosome 24, NHGRI_mSymSyn1-v2.1_pri, whole genome shotgun sequence contains these coding sequences:
- the ADAM33 gene encoding disintegrin and metalloproteinase domain-containing protein 33 isoform X1, producing the protein MGWRPRRARGTRLLLLLLLLLVWPVPSAGVLQGHIPGQPVTPHWVLDGRPWHAVSLEEPVSKPDVGLVALEAEGQELLLELEKNHRLLAPGYIETHYGPDGQPVVLAPNHTDHCHYQGRVRGFPDSWVVLCTCSGMSGLITLSSNASYYLRPWPPQGSKDFSTHKIFRMQQLLTWKGACGHRDPGDKAGMTSLPGAPQSRDRREARRTRKYLELYIVADHALFLTRHRNLNYTKQRLLEVANYVDQLLRTLDIQVVLTGLEVWTERDRSRVTQDANATLWAFLQWRRGLWAQRPHDSAQLLTGRAFQGATVGLAPVEGMCRAESSGGVSTVSPAGGSEGRDRRLYGRSDRPPRPPRTTRSSPLAPQPPWPMRLATASDSATTPTAAAWRLRPSPEAASWLRPPGTRFRACSAPAAAASCAPSSARGAARAYPMPRTPDSRCLRRSAGTASWRRARSVTAALARLSRLARPPLALSAQVWGAAPSPGPFLPFWSQECRDLCCFAHNCSLRPGAQCAHGDCCTHCLLKPAGALCRQAMGDCDLPEFCTGTSSHCPQDVYLLDGSPCARGSGYCWDGACPTLEQQCQQLWGPGSHPAPEACFQVVNSAGDAHGNCGQDSEGHFLPCAGRDALCGKLQCQGGKPSLLAPHMVPVDSIVHLDGHEVTCRGALALPSAQLDLHGLGLVEPGTQCGPRMVCQSRRCRKTAFQEFQRCLTACHSHGVCNSNHNCHCAPGWAPPFCDKPGFGGSMDSGPVQAENHDTFLLAMLLSVLLPLLPGAGLAWCCYRLPGAHLQRCSWGCRRDPACSGPKDGPHRDHPLGGDHPMELGPTATGQPWPLDPENSHEPSSHPEKPLPAVSPDPQADQVQMPRSCLW; encoded by the exons GTCTCGAAGCCAGACGTGGGGCTGGTGGCCCTGGAGGCTGAAGGCCAGGAGCTCCTGCTTGAGCTGGAGAAGAACCA CAGGCTGCTGGCCCCAGGATACATAGAAACTCACTACGGCCCAGATGGGCAGCCAGTGGTGCTGGCCCCCAACCACACG GATCATTGCCACTACCAAGGGCGAGTAAGGGGCTTCCCCGACTCCTGGGTAGTCCTCTGCACCTGCTCTGGGATGAG TGGCCTGATCACCCTCAGCAGCAATGCCAGCTATTATCTGCGTCCCTGGCCACCCCAGGGCTCCAAGGACTTCTCAACCCACAAGATCTTCCGGATGCAGCAGCTGCTCACCTGGAAAGGAGCCTGTGGCCACAGGGATCCTGGGGACAAAGCGGGCATGACCAGCCTTCCTGGTGCTCCCCAGAGCAGG GACAGGCGAGAAGCGCGCAGGACCCGGAAGTACCTGGAACTGTACATTGTGGCAGACCACGCCCTG TTCTTGACTCGGCACCGAAACTTGAACTACACCAAACAGCGTCTCCTGGAAGTCGCCAACTACGTGGACCAG CTTCTCAGGACTCTGGACATTCAGGTGGTGCTGACCGGCCTGGAAGTGTGGACCGAGCGGGACCGCAGCCGTGTCACGCAGGACGCCAACGCCACGCTCTGGGCCTTCCTGCAGTGGCGCCGGGGACTGTGGGCGCAGCGGCCCCACGACTCCGCGCAGCTGCTCAC GGGCCGCGCCTTCCAGGGCGCCACGGTGGGCCTGGCGCCCGTCGAGGGCATGTGCCGCGCCGAGAGCTCGGGAGGCGTGAGCACGGTGAGCCCCGCGGGCGGGAGCGAGGGGAGAGACAGGAGACTCTACGGCCGCAGTGACCGCCCCCCCCGACCCCCTAGGACCACTCGGAGCTCCCCATTGGCGCCGCAGCCACCATGGCCCATGAGATTGGCCACAGCCTCGGACTCAGCCACGACCCCGACGGCTGCTGCGTGGAGGCTGCGGCCGAGTCCGGAGGCTGCGTCATGGCTGCGGCCACCGG GCACCCGTTTCCGCGCGTGTTCAGCGCCTGCAGCCGCCGCCAGCTGCGCGCCTTCTTCCGCAAGGGGGGCGGCGCGTGCCTATCCAATGCCCCGGACCCCGGACTCCCGGTGCCTCCGGCGCTCTGCGGGAACGGCTTCGTGGAGGCGGGCGAGGAGTGTGACTGCGGCTCTGGCCAGGTTAAGTCGGCTCGCTCGGCCCCCACTCGCCCTCTCCGCCCAGGTCTGGGGCGCTGCGCCGTCACCTGGTCCCTTCTTGCCTTTCTGGTCTCAGGAGTGCCGCGACCTCTGCTGCTTTGCTCACAACTGCTCGCTGCGCCCGGGGGCCCAGTGCGCCCACGGGGACTGCTGCACGCACTGCCTG CTGAAGCCGGCTGGAGCGCTGTGCCGCCAGGCTATGGGTGACTGTGACCTCCCTGAGTTCTGCACGGGCACCTCCTCCCACTGTCCCCAGGACGTTTACCTACTGGATGGCTCACCCTGTGCCAGGGGCAGTGGCTACTGCTGGGATGGCGCATGTCCCACGCTGGAGCAGCAGTGCCAGCAGCTCtgggggcctg GCTCCCATCCAGCTCCCGAGGCCTGTTTCCAGGTGGTGAACTCTGCGGGAGATGCCCATGGAAACTGCGGCCAGGACAGCGAGGGCCACTTCCTGCCCTGTGCAGGGAG GGATGCCCTGTGTGGGAAGCTGCAGTGCCAGGGCGGAAAGCCCAGCCTGCTTGCACCACACATGGTGCCAGTGGACTCCATCGTTCACCTAGATGGTCATGAAGTGACCTGTCGGGGAGCCTTGGCACTCCCCAGTGCCCAGCTGGACCTGCATGGCCTGGGCTTGGTAGAGCCAGGCACCCAGTGTGGACCTAGAATG GTGTGCCAGAGCAGGCGCTGCAGGAAGACTGCCTTCCAGGAGTTTCAGCGCTGCCTGACTGCCTGCCACAGCCACGGG GTTTGCAATAGCAACCATAactgccactgtgctccaggctgggCTCCACCCTTCTGTGACAAGCCAGGCTTTGGTGGCAGCATGGACAGTGGCCCTGTGCAGGCTGAAA ACCATGACACCTTCCTGCTGGCCATGCTCCTCAGCGTCCTGCTGCCTCTGCTCCCAGGGGCCGGCCTGGCCTGGTGTTGCTACCGACTCCCAGGAGCCCATCTGCAGCGatgcagctggggctgcaggaggGACCCTGCGTGCAGTGG GCCCAAAGATGGCCCACACAGGGACCACCCCCTGGGTGGCGATCACCCCATGGAGTTGGGCCCCACAGCCACTGGACAGCCCTGGCCCCTGG ACCCTGAGAACTCTCATGAGCCCAGCAGCCACCCTGAGAAGCCTCTGCCGGCAGTCTCACCTGACCCCCAAG CAGATCAAGTCCAGATGCCAAGATCCTGCCTCTGGTGA
- the ADAM33 gene encoding disintegrin and metalloproteinase domain-containing protein 33 isoform X5, translating to MGWRPRRARGTRLLLLLLLLLVWPVPSAGVLQGHIPGQPVTPHWVLDGRPWHAVSLEEPVSKPDVGLVALEAEGQELLLELEKNHGLITLSSNASYYLRPWPPQGSKDFSTHKIFRMQQLLTWKGACGHRDPGDKAGMTSLPGAPQSRDRREARRTRKYLELYIVADHALFLTRHRNLNYTKQRLLEVANYVDQLLRTLDIQVVLTGLEVWTERDRSRVTQDANATLWAFLQWRRGLWAQRPHDSAQLLTGRAFQGATVGLAPVEGMCRAESSGGVSTVSPAGGSEGRDRRLYGRSDRPPRPPRTTRSSPLAPQPPWPMRLATASDSATTPTAAAWRLRPSPEAASWLRPPGTRFRACSAPAAAASCAPSSARGAARAYPMPRTPDSRCLRRSAGTASWRRARSVTAALARLSRLARPPLALSAQVWGAAPSPGPFLPFWSQECRDLCCFAHNCSLRPGAQCAHGDCCTHCLLKPAGALCRQAMGDCDLPEFCTGTSSHCPQDVYLLDGSPCARGSGYCWDGACPTLEQQCQQLWGPGSHPAPEACFQVVNSAGDAHGNCGQDSEGHFLPCAGRDALCGKLQCQGGKPSLLAPHMVPVDSIVHLDGHEVTCRGALALPSAQLDLHGLGLVEPGTQCGPRMVCQSRRCRKTAFQEFQRCLTACHSHGVCNSNHNCHCAPGWAPPFCDKPGFGGSMDSGPVQAENHDTFLLAMLLSVLLPLLPGAGLAWCCYRLPGAHLQRCSWGCRRDPACSGPKDGPHRDHPLGGDHPMELGPTATGQPWPLDPENSHEPSSHPEKPLPAVSPDPQADQVQMPRSCLW from the exons GTCTCGAAGCCAGACGTGGGGCTGGTGGCCCTGGAGGCTGAAGGCCAGGAGCTCCTGCTTGAGCTGGAGAAGAACCA TGGCCTGATCACCCTCAGCAGCAATGCCAGCTATTATCTGCGTCCCTGGCCACCCCAGGGCTCCAAGGACTTCTCAACCCACAAGATCTTCCGGATGCAGCAGCTGCTCACCTGGAAAGGAGCCTGTGGCCACAGGGATCCTGGGGACAAAGCGGGCATGACCAGCCTTCCTGGTGCTCCCCAGAGCAGG GACAGGCGAGAAGCGCGCAGGACCCGGAAGTACCTGGAACTGTACATTGTGGCAGACCACGCCCTG TTCTTGACTCGGCACCGAAACTTGAACTACACCAAACAGCGTCTCCTGGAAGTCGCCAACTACGTGGACCAG CTTCTCAGGACTCTGGACATTCAGGTGGTGCTGACCGGCCTGGAAGTGTGGACCGAGCGGGACCGCAGCCGTGTCACGCAGGACGCCAACGCCACGCTCTGGGCCTTCCTGCAGTGGCGCCGGGGACTGTGGGCGCAGCGGCCCCACGACTCCGCGCAGCTGCTCAC GGGCCGCGCCTTCCAGGGCGCCACGGTGGGCCTGGCGCCCGTCGAGGGCATGTGCCGCGCCGAGAGCTCGGGAGGCGTGAGCACGGTGAGCCCCGCGGGCGGGAGCGAGGGGAGAGACAGGAGACTCTACGGCCGCAGTGACCGCCCCCCCCGACCCCCTAGGACCACTCGGAGCTCCCCATTGGCGCCGCAGCCACCATGGCCCATGAGATTGGCCACAGCCTCGGACTCAGCCACGACCCCGACGGCTGCTGCGTGGAGGCTGCGGCCGAGTCCGGAGGCTGCGTCATGGCTGCGGCCACCGG GCACCCGTTTCCGCGCGTGTTCAGCGCCTGCAGCCGCCGCCAGCTGCGCGCCTTCTTCCGCAAGGGGGGCGGCGCGTGCCTATCCAATGCCCCGGACCCCGGACTCCCGGTGCCTCCGGCGCTCTGCGGGAACGGCTTCGTGGAGGCGGGCGAGGAGTGTGACTGCGGCTCTGGCCAGGTTAAGTCGGCTCGCTCGGCCCCCACTCGCCCTCTCCGCCCAGGTCTGGGGCGCTGCGCCGTCACCTGGTCCCTTCTTGCCTTTCTGGTCTCAGGAGTGCCGCGACCTCTGCTGCTTTGCTCACAACTGCTCGCTGCGCCCGGGGGCCCAGTGCGCCCACGGGGACTGCTGCACGCACTGCCTG CTGAAGCCGGCTGGAGCGCTGTGCCGCCAGGCTATGGGTGACTGTGACCTCCCTGAGTTCTGCACGGGCACCTCCTCCCACTGTCCCCAGGACGTTTACCTACTGGATGGCTCACCCTGTGCCAGGGGCAGTGGCTACTGCTGGGATGGCGCATGTCCCACGCTGGAGCAGCAGTGCCAGCAGCTCtgggggcctg GCTCCCATCCAGCTCCCGAGGCCTGTTTCCAGGTGGTGAACTCTGCGGGAGATGCCCATGGAAACTGCGGCCAGGACAGCGAGGGCCACTTCCTGCCCTGTGCAGGGAG GGATGCCCTGTGTGGGAAGCTGCAGTGCCAGGGCGGAAAGCCCAGCCTGCTTGCACCACACATGGTGCCAGTGGACTCCATCGTTCACCTAGATGGTCATGAAGTGACCTGTCGGGGAGCCTTGGCACTCCCCAGTGCCCAGCTGGACCTGCATGGCCTGGGCTTGGTAGAGCCAGGCACCCAGTGTGGACCTAGAATG GTGTGCCAGAGCAGGCGCTGCAGGAAGACTGCCTTCCAGGAGTTTCAGCGCTGCCTGACTGCCTGCCACAGCCACGGG GTTTGCAATAGCAACCATAactgccactgtgctccaggctgggCTCCACCCTTCTGTGACAAGCCAGGCTTTGGTGGCAGCATGGACAGTGGCCCTGTGCAGGCTGAAA ACCATGACACCTTCCTGCTGGCCATGCTCCTCAGCGTCCTGCTGCCTCTGCTCCCAGGGGCCGGCCTGGCCTGGTGTTGCTACCGACTCCCAGGAGCCCATCTGCAGCGatgcagctggggctgcaggaggGACCCTGCGTGCAGTGG GCCCAAAGATGGCCCACACAGGGACCACCCCCTGGGTGGCGATCACCCCATGGAGTTGGGCCCCACAGCCACTGGACAGCCCTGGCCCCTGG ACCCTGAGAACTCTCATGAGCCCAGCAGCCACCCTGAGAAGCCTCTGCCGGCAGTCTCACCTGACCCCCAAG CAGATCAAGTCCAGATGCCAAGATCCTGCCTCTGGTGA
- the ADAM33 gene encoding disintegrin and metalloproteinase domain-containing protein 33 isoform X3, whose protein sequence is MGWRPRRARGTRLLLLLLLLLVWPVPSAGVLQGHIPGQPVTPHWVLDGRPWHAVSLEEPVSKPDVGLVALEAEGQELLLELEKNQLLAPGYIETHYGPDGQPVVLAPNHTDHCHYQGRVRGFPDSWVVLCTCSGMSGLITLSSNASYYLRPWPPQGSKDFSTHKIFRMQQLLTWKGACGHRDPGDKAGMTSLPGAPQSRDRREARRTRKYLELYIVADHALFLTRHRNLNYTKQRLLEVANYVDQLLRTLDIQVVLTGLEVWTERDRSRVTQDANATLWAFLQWRRGLWAQRPHDSAQLLTGRAFQGATVGLAPVEGMCRAESSGGVSTVSPAGGSEGRDRRLYGRSDRPPRPPRTTRSSPLAPQPPWPMRLATASDSATTPTAAAWRLRPSPEAASWLRPPGTRFRACSAPAAAASCAPSSARGAARAYPMPRTPDSRCLRRSAGTASWRRARSVTAALARLSRLARPPLALSAQVWGAAPSPGPFLPFWSQECRDLCCFAHNCSLRPGAQCAHGDCCTHCLLKPAGALCRQAMGDCDLPEFCTGTSSHCPQDVYLLDGSPCARGSGYCWDGACPTLEQQCQQLWGPGSHPAPEACFQVVNSAGDAHGNCGQDSEGHFLPCAGRDALCGKLQCQGGKPSLLAPHMVPVDSIVHLDGHEVTCRGALALPSAQLDLHGLGLVEPGTQCGPRMVCQSRRCRKTAFQEFQRCLTACHSHGVCNSNHNCHCAPGWAPPFCDKPGFGGSMDSGPVQAENHDTFLLAMLLSVLLPLLPGAGLAWCCYRLPGAHLQRCSWGCRRDPACSGPKDGPHRDHPLGGDHPMELGPTATGQPWPLDPENSHEPSSHPEKPLPAVSPDPQADQVQMPRSCLW, encoded by the exons GTCTCGAAGCCAGACGTGGGGCTGGTGGCCCTGGAGGCTGAAGGCCAGGAGCTCCTGCTTGAGCTGGAGAAGAACCA GCTGCTGGCCCCAGGATACATAGAAACTCACTACGGCCCAGATGGGCAGCCAGTGGTGCTGGCCCCCAACCACACG GATCATTGCCACTACCAAGGGCGAGTAAGGGGCTTCCCCGACTCCTGGGTAGTCCTCTGCACCTGCTCTGGGATGAG TGGCCTGATCACCCTCAGCAGCAATGCCAGCTATTATCTGCGTCCCTGGCCACCCCAGGGCTCCAAGGACTTCTCAACCCACAAGATCTTCCGGATGCAGCAGCTGCTCACCTGGAAAGGAGCCTGTGGCCACAGGGATCCTGGGGACAAAGCGGGCATGACCAGCCTTCCTGGTGCTCCCCAGAGCAGG GACAGGCGAGAAGCGCGCAGGACCCGGAAGTACCTGGAACTGTACATTGTGGCAGACCACGCCCTG TTCTTGACTCGGCACCGAAACTTGAACTACACCAAACAGCGTCTCCTGGAAGTCGCCAACTACGTGGACCAG CTTCTCAGGACTCTGGACATTCAGGTGGTGCTGACCGGCCTGGAAGTGTGGACCGAGCGGGACCGCAGCCGTGTCACGCAGGACGCCAACGCCACGCTCTGGGCCTTCCTGCAGTGGCGCCGGGGACTGTGGGCGCAGCGGCCCCACGACTCCGCGCAGCTGCTCAC GGGCCGCGCCTTCCAGGGCGCCACGGTGGGCCTGGCGCCCGTCGAGGGCATGTGCCGCGCCGAGAGCTCGGGAGGCGTGAGCACGGTGAGCCCCGCGGGCGGGAGCGAGGGGAGAGACAGGAGACTCTACGGCCGCAGTGACCGCCCCCCCCGACCCCCTAGGACCACTCGGAGCTCCCCATTGGCGCCGCAGCCACCATGGCCCATGAGATTGGCCACAGCCTCGGACTCAGCCACGACCCCGACGGCTGCTGCGTGGAGGCTGCGGCCGAGTCCGGAGGCTGCGTCATGGCTGCGGCCACCGG GCACCCGTTTCCGCGCGTGTTCAGCGCCTGCAGCCGCCGCCAGCTGCGCGCCTTCTTCCGCAAGGGGGGCGGCGCGTGCCTATCCAATGCCCCGGACCCCGGACTCCCGGTGCCTCCGGCGCTCTGCGGGAACGGCTTCGTGGAGGCGGGCGAGGAGTGTGACTGCGGCTCTGGCCAGGTTAAGTCGGCTCGCTCGGCCCCCACTCGCCCTCTCCGCCCAGGTCTGGGGCGCTGCGCCGTCACCTGGTCCCTTCTTGCCTTTCTGGTCTCAGGAGTGCCGCGACCTCTGCTGCTTTGCTCACAACTGCTCGCTGCGCCCGGGGGCCCAGTGCGCCCACGGGGACTGCTGCACGCACTGCCTG CTGAAGCCGGCTGGAGCGCTGTGCCGCCAGGCTATGGGTGACTGTGACCTCCCTGAGTTCTGCACGGGCACCTCCTCCCACTGTCCCCAGGACGTTTACCTACTGGATGGCTCACCCTGTGCCAGGGGCAGTGGCTACTGCTGGGATGGCGCATGTCCCACGCTGGAGCAGCAGTGCCAGCAGCTCtgggggcctg GCTCCCATCCAGCTCCCGAGGCCTGTTTCCAGGTGGTGAACTCTGCGGGAGATGCCCATGGAAACTGCGGCCAGGACAGCGAGGGCCACTTCCTGCCCTGTGCAGGGAG GGATGCCCTGTGTGGGAAGCTGCAGTGCCAGGGCGGAAAGCCCAGCCTGCTTGCACCACACATGGTGCCAGTGGACTCCATCGTTCACCTAGATGGTCATGAAGTGACCTGTCGGGGAGCCTTGGCACTCCCCAGTGCCCAGCTGGACCTGCATGGCCTGGGCTTGGTAGAGCCAGGCACCCAGTGTGGACCTAGAATG GTGTGCCAGAGCAGGCGCTGCAGGAAGACTGCCTTCCAGGAGTTTCAGCGCTGCCTGACTGCCTGCCACAGCCACGGG GTTTGCAATAGCAACCATAactgccactgtgctccaggctgggCTCCACCCTTCTGTGACAAGCCAGGCTTTGGTGGCAGCATGGACAGTGGCCCTGTGCAGGCTGAAA ACCATGACACCTTCCTGCTGGCCATGCTCCTCAGCGTCCTGCTGCCTCTGCTCCCAGGGGCCGGCCTGGCCTGGTGTTGCTACCGACTCCCAGGAGCCCATCTGCAGCGatgcagctggggctgcaggaggGACCCTGCGTGCAGTGG GCCCAAAGATGGCCCACACAGGGACCACCCCCTGGGTGGCGATCACCCCATGGAGTTGGGCCCCACAGCCACTGGACAGCCCTGGCCCCTGG ACCCTGAGAACTCTCATGAGCCCAGCAGCCACCCTGAGAAGCCTCTGCCGGCAGTCTCACCTGACCCCCAAG CAGATCAAGTCCAGATGCCAAGATCCTGCCTCTGGTGA
- the ADAM33 gene encoding disintegrin and metalloproteinase domain-containing protein 33 isoform X4, whose amino-acid sequence MGWRPRRARGTRLLLLLLLLLVWPVPSAGVLQGHIPGQPVTPHWVLDGRPWHAVSLEEPVSKPDVGLVALEAEGQELLLELEKNHRLLAPGYIETHYGPDGQPVVLAPNHTDHCHYQGRVRGFPDSWVVLCTCSGMSGLITLSSNASYYLRPWPPQGSKDFSTHKIFRMQQLLTWKGACGHRDPGDKAGMTSLPGAPQSRDRREARRTRKYLELYIVADHALFLTRHRNLNYTKQRLLEVANYVDQVVLTGLEVWTERDRSRVTQDANATLWAFLQWRRGLWAQRPHDSAQLLTGRAFQGATVGLAPVEGMCRAESSGGVSTVSPAGGSEGRDRRLYGRSDRPPRPPRTTRSSPLAPQPPWPMRLATASDSATTPTAAAWRLRPSPEAASWLRPPGTRFRACSAPAAAASCAPSSARGAARAYPMPRTPDSRCLRRSAGTASWRRARSVTAALARLSRLARPPLALSAQVWGAAPSPGPFLPFWSQECRDLCCFAHNCSLRPGAQCAHGDCCTHCLLKPAGALCRQAMGDCDLPEFCTGTSSHCPQDVYLLDGSPCARGSGYCWDGACPTLEQQCQQLWGPGSHPAPEACFQVVNSAGDAHGNCGQDSEGHFLPCAGRDALCGKLQCQGGKPSLLAPHMVPVDSIVHLDGHEVTCRGALALPSAQLDLHGLGLVEPGTQCGPRMVCQSRRCRKTAFQEFQRCLTACHSHGVCNSNHNCHCAPGWAPPFCDKPGFGGSMDSGPVQAENHDTFLLAMLLSVLLPLLPGAGLAWCCYRLPGAHLQRCSWGCRRDPACSGPKDGPHRDHPLGGDHPMELGPTATGQPWPLDPENSHEPSSHPEKPLPAVSPDPQADQVQMPRSCLW is encoded by the exons GTCTCGAAGCCAGACGTGGGGCTGGTGGCCCTGGAGGCTGAAGGCCAGGAGCTCCTGCTTGAGCTGGAGAAGAACCA CAGGCTGCTGGCCCCAGGATACATAGAAACTCACTACGGCCCAGATGGGCAGCCAGTGGTGCTGGCCCCCAACCACACG GATCATTGCCACTACCAAGGGCGAGTAAGGGGCTTCCCCGACTCCTGGGTAGTCCTCTGCACCTGCTCTGGGATGAG TGGCCTGATCACCCTCAGCAGCAATGCCAGCTATTATCTGCGTCCCTGGCCACCCCAGGGCTCCAAGGACTTCTCAACCCACAAGATCTTCCGGATGCAGCAGCTGCTCACCTGGAAAGGAGCCTGTGGCCACAGGGATCCTGGGGACAAAGCGGGCATGACCAGCCTTCCTGGTGCTCCCCAGAGCAGG GACAGGCGAGAAGCGCGCAGGACCCGGAAGTACCTGGAACTGTACATTGTGGCAGACCACGCCCTG TTCTTGACTCGGCACCGAAACTTGAACTACACCAAACAGCGTCTCCTGGAAGTCGCCAACTACGTGGACCAG GTGGTGCTGACCGGCCTGGAAGTGTGGACCGAGCGGGACCGCAGCCGTGTCACGCAGGACGCCAACGCCACGCTCTGGGCCTTCCTGCAGTGGCGCCGGGGACTGTGGGCGCAGCGGCCCCACGACTCCGCGCAGCTGCTCAC GGGCCGCGCCTTCCAGGGCGCCACGGTGGGCCTGGCGCCCGTCGAGGGCATGTGCCGCGCCGAGAGCTCGGGAGGCGTGAGCACGGTGAGCCCCGCGGGCGGGAGCGAGGGGAGAGACAGGAGACTCTACGGCCGCAGTGACCGCCCCCCCCGACCCCCTAGGACCACTCGGAGCTCCCCATTGGCGCCGCAGCCACCATGGCCCATGAGATTGGCCACAGCCTCGGACTCAGCCACGACCCCGACGGCTGCTGCGTGGAGGCTGCGGCCGAGTCCGGAGGCTGCGTCATGGCTGCGGCCACCGG GCACCCGTTTCCGCGCGTGTTCAGCGCCTGCAGCCGCCGCCAGCTGCGCGCCTTCTTCCGCAAGGGGGGCGGCGCGTGCCTATCCAATGCCCCGGACCCCGGACTCCCGGTGCCTCCGGCGCTCTGCGGGAACGGCTTCGTGGAGGCGGGCGAGGAGTGTGACTGCGGCTCTGGCCAGGTTAAGTCGGCTCGCTCGGCCCCCACTCGCCCTCTCCGCCCAGGTCTGGGGCGCTGCGCCGTCACCTGGTCCCTTCTTGCCTTTCTGGTCTCAGGAGTGCCGCGACCTCTGCTGCTTTGCTCACAACTGCTCGCTGCGCCCGGGGGCCCAGTGCGCCCACGGGGACTGCTGCACGCACTGCCTG CTGAAGCCGGCTGGAGCGCTGTGCCGCCAGGCTATGGGTGACTGTGACCTCCCTGAGTTCTGCACGGGCACCTCCTCCCACTGTCCCCAGGACGTTTACCTACTGGATGGCTCACCCTGTGCCAGGGGCAGTGGCTACTGCTGGGATGGCGCATGTCCCACGCTGGAGCAGCAGTGCCAGCAGCTCtgggggcctg GCTCCCATCCAGCTCCCGAGGCCTGTTTCCAGGTGGTGAACTCTGCGGGAGATGCCCATGGAAACTGCGGCCAGGACAGCGAGGGCCACTTCCTGCCCTGTGCAGGGAG GGATGCCCTGTGTGGGAAGCTGCAGTGCCAGGGCGGAAAGCCCAGCCTGCTTGCACCACACATGGTGCCAGTGGACTCCATCGTTCACCTAGATGGTCATGAAGTGACCTGTCGGGGAGCCTTGGCACTCCCCAGTGCCCAGCTGGACCTGCATGGCCTGGGCTTGGTAGAGCCAGGCACCCAGTGTGGACCTAGAATG GTGTGCCAGAGCAGGCGCTGCAGGAAGACTGCCTTCCAGGAGTTTCAGCGCTGCCTGACTGCCTGCCACAGCCACGGG GTTTGCAATAGCAACCATAactgccactgtgctccaggctgggCTCCACCCTTCTGTGACAAGCCAGGCTTTGGTGGCAGCATGGACAGTGGCCCTGTGCAGGCTGAAA ACCATGACACCTTCCTGCTGGCCATGCTCCTCAGCGTCCTGCTGCCTCTGCTCCCAGGGGCCGGCCTGGCCTGGTGTTGCTACCGACTCCCAGGAGCCCATCTGCAGCGatgcagctggggctgcaggaggGACCCTGCGTGCAGTGG GCCCAAAGATGGCCCACACAGGGACCACCCCCTGGGTGGCGATCACCCCATGGAGTTGGGCCCCACAGCCACTGGACAGCCCTGGCCCCTGG ACCCTGAGAACTCTCATGAGCCCAGCAGCCACCCTGAGAAGCCTCTGCCGGCAGTCTCACCTGACCCCCAAG CAGATCAAGTCCAGATGCCAAGATCCTGCCTCTGGTGA